Genomic segment of Synechococcus sp. A18-25c:
GGCGCTCCTGGAGGAGCATTTCCCCGATCTCGTCGACACCTCCTTCACGGCCCGAATGGAGAACACGCTGGATGAGATCTCCCATGGCAAGGTGCAGTGGCTGCCTTACCTGGAAGGTTTCTACAAAGGCGATGAGGGCCTGGAGTCCCAGGTGCACCAACGGGAAGGTGACATCGACCCGGGGGCATCACGCACCATCGATCTCGAGGGTCTTCCCTGCGTGGTCCGCATCGGCCGTTTCGGTGCCTACCTGGAGGCGAAACGTGTCGGTGACGATGGCGAAGAGGAGCTGATCAAGGCCACTCTTCCCCGCGAGATCACTCCTGCCGATCTTGATCAAGAGCAGGCCGAACTCATTTTGAAGCAGAAGGCCGATGGGCCTGAAGCTCTTGGCGAAGATCCCGAAACCGGTGATCTGGTTTATCTGCTGTTCGGTCAGTACGGCCCCTATGTGCAGCGGGGTCAGGTCAGCGACGACAACCCCAAGCCCAAGCGCGCTTCGCTGCCGAAGGGCGTCAAACCCGAGGATCTCAGTCTTGACGATGCGCTGGGCTTACTCCGCTTACCCCGTCTGCTTGGTGAGCACCCTGATGGCGGCAGGGTGCAGGCCGGTCTCGGCCGTTTCGGGCCCTATGTGGTTTGGGACAAGGGCAAAGGGGAAAAGGATTACCGCTCCCTCAAGGGTGATGACGACGTGCTTGCCGTTGGACTCACCCGTGCCATTGAGCTGTTGGCCATGCCCAAGCGTGGCCGCGGCGGCCGCACGGCGCTCAAGGATCTGGGCAAGCCTGACGGCAGCGATGAGACCGTGCAGGTCTACGACGGTCCCTACGGGCTCTATGTGAAGCAGGGCAAGGTCAATGCCTCTTTACCTGAAGGCAAGGGGGCTGACGACATCACCCTGAAGGAGGCGGTGGAACTTCTTGCGGCCAAAGCGGCCACCAAAAAGAGCAGTCGCAAGTCGGCATCGGCGAAGAAGCCAGCCGCCAAGAAATCAACAGCGAAAAAGCCAGCGGCCAAGAAGCCTGCCGCCAAGAAGCCCCCGGCTACCACCAAATCGGGTCGGCTTCGCGCCAGTGCCGTGCGCGTGATCCGGCCCGCCGATTCCTGATGGACATCCGGCGGTTTTCTTCGGCGCTGCTGCCCCTGGTGGTGCTGCTTCAGGCGTGCTCCAGCACCCCGTTCGGTCAGCAGCTCTCTGAGAGTTTCGATGGGCAGACTGCTGCGGACGTGCCCACCGCTGCACCCTCCCAACCTGAACCGTCCCAATCCCAACAGGCCCAGGCCACGGAGTCGAAGGACGATGGGTCCGATCGCGCTGCTGAACAGGAGCCGCCGAAGGATCCAACCATTTCGGAACCTCAGCAAGTCAGCGCCGATCAGCCGGTACCAACCAAGGATGTTCAGCCAGCAGATGGCCAGCCAGCAGATGGTCAGCCAGCCGAAGCGCGCGCGGTGCCGGAGCGGACCCGTCCTTATCGGATCATCATTCGCTTGTCAGCTGCTGATCCAGCGGCACCGGCAGAGGGGGTCACGGAAGCTCTGCGGCGCGCGGGAATCGGTTTCGAGGTGGAAACGATTGAGAAAGTTCCTGCGCGAGAGCTGAATCCGTCCCCCAGCGCTCAGCCGTCCAGCACGCAGCGACAGCCCGCCTCCTGATGCCTCCAGCCCTCAGTCGTCGTCAGGCTCTGCGCATGATGGAGTCCTCTTACCTAGCGGCCGCGGCCGCGTTGATCTGGCTGGCTCTCTACTACCTGCCGGTTGGCGGTGCGTTGTTCCGGCTCGCCCTGCCGCTTCCGTTGGCCTTGCTGACAGTGCGTCGCGGCGGCCGCGCTGGTGTCGAGGGGCTTGCGGTGGCGATTCTGCTGCTGATCGCCCTAATGGGGCCCGTCCGCGGCCCCCTAATGCTCTTCCCCTACGGCTTGTTGTCGGTCTGGTTGGGCTGGTGCTGGTTGCATCGACGCAGCTGGTGGCTGAGCTGGGGCATCGGTCTGCTCGTCGGTGCGGCGGGCTTTCTGGTGAGGGTTGTGGCGCTGTCGTTGCTGGTGGGAGAAAACCTGTGGCTGGTCATCACCCGGGCTGGGGCTGGCCTGCTAGATCGCCTGCTGGATCTTTTGCAACTGCCCGTGGCTCCAGATCTGCTGCTCGTGCAGCTCATGGCTCTCGCACTCGTGCTGATCCAGCAGCTCGTGTATGTACTGGCGCTGCATGCTCTGGCTTACTGGATCTTCCCTCGGCTGCAGGCTCCTGTGCCTGAGCCGCCTCCGCTTCTGCATGGACTGGTTGCCCTCGATCCTCTCTGAACGGCTTGCGGCCAGCCAGCGGCTGACAGGCACGCCGGTTCCGGCTGCAGCGGCACCGTTCCTGCAGTCTTGGTGTGATCCATCCAGGCCTCTGCCGGATCTGTTGCTGCTGCTGGCTGGCACCAGAACCGCGGAAACCAATGGGATCTCTGCTGCTGGATGTACCCCAGAAGCCCGTCGCACCACGGCCCTCGCCGATGCGGAATTGCTGCTGAACGGACCGTCGGTGGCTCCGCGTTGGCCGCTGCCTCCTCTTCCTGCTGGTGTTTCACCGGCTCTCATCAGCTGGGTCATGTGTGATCAGCTTGGTCTTCATCCGCAGGTGGCGGCGCTAGGGCTGTCTTTGCCGCCACCGTTCGCCCATTTGCGCTGTGAGCCGCCTGAGTTCGGCCCGGCGGACTGCGTGTCCACGGGGCACGCCATGGAGCTCAAACGGGTGCGCCAGTTGCTGCAGCGTGGTCACCGGCTCGGCAGTCGATTGCGGCATCCGTTGCTTCTGGCGGAATGCGTCCCGGGCGGAACGACCACGGCCCTGGCGGTGCTGACCGGTCTAGGTCTGCCGGTGGACACCCTGGTGAGCGGCAGCGCCTTGCACCCCCCCATGACGCTCAAGCAGACCCTGGTTCGGCAAGGGCTTGCGTCATGTTCAACGGGCTCCGACGTTGACATTGGGGTGTTGCTGGCTGCAGTCGGTGATCCGTTTCAGGCCTTTGCGACGGGGCTGCTCCTCGGTGTAGTGGAGGCGGATCAGCCGGTGTTGCTCGCCGGGGGCAGCCAGATGGCTGCAGTGCTGGCCTTAGCACTTCAGGCCCTGCCGCCCTCTGCGCGCCAAGGCCTCTCCAACCAGGTGCTGTTGGGCACCACGGCTTGGCTGGCCGCTGAGTGTCTCCAGGCTTCAGCCGGCCCCTCATCACTGATGGTGTTGTTGCGCAACTTGGAGCAGCATTTCTCGGTGTCGTTGCAGGCTTATGCCGCCGGGCTGCGTTTCAGCAACAGCCAGCAGCCACGGTTGCGAGATTTTGAGCAAGGTCACGTGAAGGAGGGCGTCGGTGCGGGGGGGCTCACCCTTCTGGCCCAGTGGCGTGGTCTTCCGCTCAGTCGCCTGGGGATTGCCTGTGATCGTGCAGTGGATCAATTGCTGGCCCATGGACACCACAACCGGGCTGCCCCGTAGGTTCAAACCATGAAGGCTGCTGTCCCCCCAGAGTTCCCGCTGAATCGCCGTCGCTTTCTCCAGCTCGCTGCCCTCACCGCCGCAGCCGGTCTTAGTGGCTGCAGCCGCGGCAATGCTGTGCCCACCCTGAGAGCCTCAGCGGACACCCTGCCTGCACTCTGGCGTCGCCGTCTTCCCTCCCCCTGGGCGTTCTCTCCCTTCAGCAAGGCTGCTGAGGTTGCTGATGTTTGGCCTCCATCCACCGATCTCCTGGCTCTGACCGATGGTTGGTTAGCAGGTCTTGCGCCATCGCGGCTTCAGGCGATCGCCACATCTCCGCTTGAAAGCCAACTGGGTCGACTCGGCCAGCGGTTTCTGGCTGACACCCCCGAGGCCTGGTCGGGTCTGATGCTGCCGGTGGGATTCAGTCCCTGGGTGATGTTGATCCGCCGCGAAAGCGGCACTGCGCCGGATCTGGATGCAGGCTGGAACATCCTTTTGGACCCGGCGTTCGAGGGCAAGCTGCTGCTGCCATCCAGTCCAAGACTGTTGGTCTCTTTGGCGGATCGGATCAGCGGACCTGACCCGCTGCGTCGTCTCCGTGCTGCTGCACTCAGCTTTGACGACCGCTTTGCGTTGAACTGGTTGTTGCAGGGTGAAGCCCGGCTGGCGGTTCTGCCCTTGCAGCGCTGCATGGGTGCCCTGCAGCGCGATCCGCGTTTGATGGTCGTGCTGCCGCAGCAAGGGGCTCCTCTGCACTGGACGTTGCTGCTGCGACCGACGGGGACCGCCGAGCCAGTGCCGCAGGCTTGGGTGGAGGAAGCCTGGACCCCCCCGCTTCTGCCGCGGATGTTGTCTCAGGGTTGGATTCCACCTCTCCCAGCAGCCACGCTTGCTGCCGCCGCCAATCGGGTCCCCAGCCGCCTGCTGCCCGCTTTGCTGCCACCCGCGACGGTCTGGGATGCCTGCTGGACCTTGTTCCCCTTGGATCCTTCCCAGACGTTGCCGCTGCAGGTTCGCTGGAACGCTTCAGCCCCATAGACGTCGACGTGGTGCTGCGGCCAGTCGCTTGTGGGTGTCGGCCAAAAGCGCTGGAATGGCCAATTGATGGGGGCAGCGCGGCAGGCAGTCGCCGCAGGACTGACAGGCCTGGGCATTGATCGTTTCCCACCAGTGGCCAGCCCTGCCGATCAGGTTGTACCGCTCACTGGCGAATTCCATCAGCTCGTGACCGAGCGCCAGATTGCGAAGACGCAGCAGATCAGGGATGGGCACCGCATTGGGACAGGGCAAGCAGGCGCGACACTGCTCGCAGAGCTCGTCACCCAGTCGTTCTCGGCGCTGTTGATCCAAGCGCTCGATGGCCTGGCATTCCTCGGCCTGCAGGGGACCATCGTGTTGGCCGAGCGCGTGGGCCAACTCCAGGTCTGTGGCGTTTTGTGCTCCCACGGTGAGCGTGCTGATGCCTGCGGCCAGCAGATAGCGATAGGCAAGCTCCAGGGGTTGAAACGGGCGGCAGTCCTCAACCAATCGCGTGCTGGGAGCCTGAAGACGGCCGCCCTTGTCTGCGGGCGAAATTGCGAGCACACCCATCGTCTGCTGCAAAGCCAGCTGCGCCAGAGGCATGCGTGTGGGATCGAGTAGATGCAGATGCAGACAGCAGAAACGGAACCGTTGACTCTCGATCGCCTGATGGATCAGGGCATTCGAGCCGTGGCTGCTGAACCCCACCTGGCTCACTGTTCCGCTGTTCAGGGCCCAATCGATCAAGCGGGCGCCCTCGCCATGGAGGGCCCAGTTGAGATGGCTGTCCAGATTCAGCCCGTGAATCGCCAGGTTGTCGAGTCGCTCAATTCCGAGACGCTCAAGGCTTCCCCTCAGAGCGGCTCGACCCTCGTCAAGGCTGAGACCAGGCAACAGCTTGCTGGTGACGACCCAGCCATGGCCGGCCGGTTGGATCCCTTCGCTGTGCAGTTGCGTTAGGGCCTCACCCAGAAAGGATTCGGCGGGTCCATAGGCCGGGGCTGTTTCTAGATGGTTCACCCCCGCTGCATGGGCGGCCCGCAGCACCATGAGCATCTGATCGGGTGCCTGCAGCGCCCGCATCGTGCCCAGCGTGAACAGGCTCACCGGGGGACCATCACCGAAGGGGCGTTGCTGCATCGCTTTGATGCTGCTCAAGGGGGTGGGGTGTCGCTTTGAGAGTCGCGGGAATCGCCAGGGGGCCGGGATTCCAGGTGACGCACCAGTGCGGCGGGGCTCAGTTGATCCAGGAAGCGACGGAATTCGTCCCTGTCTTCCGCATCTGCCTCGGCATCCACGGCGATTGAGGCTTCGGCGACCACTTCCTCCAGCATCCAGATGCTGCTGCCGGTGCGGATGGCTAAGGCAATGGCATCACTGGGGCGCGCATCAATCTCCAACTGGTTGACGCTCTCTAGATCAACGCCAGTGGCATCGTCGCCGTCTGGCTCGTCGCCGAGCGGTTGCAGCCGCAGCACCGCGCGAAAGGTGCTGTCTTCAATGGCATGGATGATCACCCGTTCCAGTCGAAGACCGCCTGCTTCGAGCAGAGCGGCCATGAGGTCGTGGCTGAGCGGCCTGGGCTGTGGTGTGTCGTTGAGGCCGGCCATGATGTTGTGGGCCTGGGCCTGATCAATCCAGATCGGCACCTGACGGGTTCTGGATGGATCTCGCAGCAGCACGATCGGGCTGCGACTGCTGGCATCGAGGGCGATTCCCGCCACGCTCATCTCAACCAAGGACGGCTCCGCCGCTATATCGATTATGAACAGATGACAGGGCTGCAGAGGGGGAGATGTTCACGGGTTTGGTCCAGGCGGTGGGTCGCGTTGAGCGGCGCGGTCGAGCGTTGCTGGTGGAGGGCTGTTCGCCGTTCACCCCTTTAGCACTAGGTGACAGCGTGGCCGTGGACGGTGTCTGTCTGACGGTGGCGGAGCTGGTTGGAGATGGTTTTCTGGCGGATGTCAGCGAAGAGACCCTGCAGCGAACGATCCTGGGTGCGAAGGCTTCGCACGGTGCAGCGGTCAATCTCGAGCCAGCCCTGCGCCTCTCCGATCGTCTGGGCGGCCACCTGGTCAGCGGCCATGTGGATGGCATTGGTGAGGTGGTGGCTGTGGAGGCCTTGCCGCAGTCGTGGCACTTGGAATTGCGCTGGCGGGACCCGTCTTTCGGTCGCTACATCTGCGACAAAGCCAGTATCGCCGTGAATGGCATCAGTCTCACTGTGGCGGGCTGCGCCGAGCAGGGAGCCAGGTTCTGGGTTGCCGTGATTCCCCACACGTGGTCGGTCACAGCCTTGCGGCATCTACAAGTGGGGGATGCGGTGAATCTGGAAATCGACCTGTTGGCTCGGTATACGGAGCGATTGCTCGCGGCCACTTCACCCAAGCCGGAAGGTGCCGCTGTTACCACCGCCTGGCTGGCGGAGCATGGCTGGGGCTGAGGAACGATCACAAACGATGGCCGCTTGTGAAGGGTGTCAATAAGTTGCGGGAGTTGTTCAAGCTGAACCCTCGATGACTGGCGATGAGCGCCCTGACTCTCTGGGCACGTTCAAGGCTTTCACCATTGCCGAAGGCATCCTTCTAATTGTTCTGGGCATCCTCGCCCTGATCTTCCCCGTGATTGCCTCGTTCTGGACCATCGGAGTGATCGCCGTGTTGTTCCTCGTGGGCGGCGTGGTCGGCTGGATCAGCAATC
This window contains:
- a CDS encoding DUF2232 domain-containing protein, with protein sequence MPPALSRRQALRMMESSYLAAAAALIWLALYYLPVGGALFRLALPLPLALLTVRRGGRAGVEGLAVAILLLIALMGPVRGPLMLFPYGLLSVWLGWCWLHRRSWWLSWGIGLLVGAAGFLVRVVALSLLVGENLWLVITRAGAGLLDRLLDLLQLPVAPDLLLVQLMALALVLIQQLVYVLALHALAYWIFPRLQAPVPEPPPLLHGLVALDPL
- a CDS encoding nicotinate-nucleotide--dimethylbenzimidazole phosphoribosyltransferase, which translates into the protein MDWLPSILSERLAASQRLTGTPVPAAAAPFLQSWCDPSRPLPDLLLLLAGTRTAETNGISAAGCTPEARRTTALADAELLLNGPSVAPRWPLPPLPAGVSPALISWVMCDQLGLHPQVAALGLSLPPPFAHLRCEPPEFGPADCVSTGHAMELKRVRQLLQRGHRLGSRLRHPLLLAECVPGGTTTALAVLTGLGLPVDTLVSGSALHPPMTLKQTLVRQGLASCSTGSDVDIGVLLAAVGDPFQAFATGLLLGVVEADQPVLLAGGSQMAAVLALALQALPPSARQGLSNQVLLGTTAWLAAECLQASAGPSSLMVLLRNLEQHFSVSLQAYAAGLRFSNSQQPRLRDFEQGHVKEGVGAGGLTLLAQWRGLPLSRLGIACDRAVDQLLAHGHHNRAAP
- a CDS encoding ABC transporter substrate-binding protein: MKAAVPPEFPLNRRRFLQLAALTAAAGLSGCSRGNAVPTLRASADTLPALWRRRLPSPWAFSPFSKAAEVADVWPPSTDLLALTDGWLAGLAPSRLQAIATSPLESQLGRLGQRFLADTPEAWSGLMLPVGFSPWVMLIRRESGTAPDLDAGWNILLDPAFEGKLLLPSSPRLLVSLADRISGPDPLRRLRAAALSFDDRFALNWLLQGEARLAVLPLQRCMGALQRDPRLMVVLPQQGAPLHWTLLLRPTGTAEPVPQAWVEEAWTPPLLPRMLSQGWIPPLPAATLAAAANRVPSRLLPALLPPATVWDACWTLFPLDPSQTLPLQVRWNASAP
- a CDS encoding aldo/keto reductase gives rise to the protein MQQRPFGDGPPVSLFTLGTMRALQAPDQMLMVLRAAHAAGVNHLETAPAYGPAESFLGEALTQLHSEGIQPAGHGWVVTSKLLPGLSLDEGRAALRGSLERLGIERLDNLAIHGLNLDSHLNWALHGEGARLIDWALNSGTVSQVGFSSHGSNALIHQAIESQRFRFCCLHLHLLDPTRMPLAQLALQQTMGVLAISPADKGGRLQAPSTRLVEDCRPFQPLELAYRYLLAAGISTLTVGAQNATDLELAHALGQHDGPLQAEECQAIERLDQQRRERLGDELCEQCRACLPCPNAVPIPDLLRLRNLALGHELMEFASERYNLIGRAGHWWETINAQACQSCGDCLPRCPHQLAIPALLADTHKRLAAAPRRRLWG
- a CDS encoding bifunctional nuclease family protein, coding for MSVAGIALDASSRSPIVLLRDPSRTRQVPIWIDQAQAHNIMAGLNDTPQPRPLSHDLMAALLEAGGLRLERVIIHAIEDSTFRAVLRLQPLGDEPDGDDATGVDLESVNQLEIDARPSDAIALAIRTGSSIWMLEEVVAEASIAVDAEADAEDRDEFRRFLDQLSPAALVRHLESRPPGDSRDSQSDTPPP
- a CDS encoding riboflavin synthase, with the translated sequence MFTGLVQAVGRVERRGRALLVEGCSPFTPLALGDSVAVDGVCLTVAELVGDGFLADVSEETLQRTILGAKASHGAAVNLEPALRLSDRLGGHLVSGHVDGIGEVVAVEALPQSWHLELRWRDPSFGRYICDKASIAVNGISLTVAGCAEQGARFWVAVIPHTWSVTALRHLQVGDAVNLEIDLLARYTERLLAATSPKPEGAAVTTAWLAEHGWG